A region from the Populus trichocarpa isolate Nisqually-1 chromosome 18, P.trichocarpa_v4.1, whole genome shotgun sequence genome encodes:
- the LOC7463759 gene encoding uncharacterized protein LOC7463759 isoform X3 has protein sequence MLMESPDKSSSSYQLQSPGWSSSTLPPSVTRLWRPATQRNLRNQWSKLASYRLQWVSSSSTGRSHATSLVNTYLSLRYIPSMELGVLSDMLDLRKKASSKLLKQQELYRRKLLSSYRDLLADELVLMFISELSLKRALVVELFTISCEALEVNEFCWLNELYPGEFDDLRKCNLFSEDTCGPVPPRLMEGKSDMPPLKFNSQPNHENLQVYLTTWLEELNIDTHRVDEMFAILEEEMHVRLS, from the exons ATG TTGATGGAAAGCCCAGATAAAAGCTCTTCTTCTTATCAATTACAAAGCCCTGGGTGGAGTTCTTCAACGCTGCCTCCATCAGTAACGCGGCTGTGGAGACCAGCTACTCAGCGAAACCTGAGAAACCAATGGTCAAAGTTGGCCTCTTACAGGTTACAATGGGTCTCTTCCTCTTCTACTGGAAGATCACATGCTACTTCTCTTGTTAACACTTATCTCTCGCTAAG ATATATACCTTCAATGGAGCTTGGTGTTTTAAGCGACATGCTTGATCTTCGAAAGAAAGCTAGTTCAAAGTTGCTTAAACAACAG GAGCTTTATAGGCGCAAACTCTTGTCATCTTACAGGGATTTG TTAGCAGATGAGCTTGTTCTAATGTTTATATCTGAATTAAGTTTAAAG CGCGCGCTTGTTGTGGAGTTATTTACCATTAGTTGTGAAGCTCTGGAAGTTAATGAGTTCTGTTGGTTAAATGAGCTTTATCCTGGAGAATTTGATGATTTGAGAAAATGCAACTTGTTTTCCGAGGATACTTGTGGACCAGTCCCTCCAAGACTGATGGAAGGGAAATCTGATATGCctcccttaaaatttaatagCCAACCAAACCATGAGAATTTGCAG GTTTATCTAACAACATGGCTTGAAGAGCTGAACATAGACACCCATAG GGTCGATGAAATGTTTGCAATACTTGAGGAGGAAATGCATGTTCGTCTTTCATAG
- the LOC7463759 gene encoding uncharacterized protein LOC7463759 isoform X2, producing MESPDKSSSSYQLQSPGWSSSTLPPSVTRLWRPATQRNLRNQWSKLASYRLQWVSSSSTGRSHATSLVNTYLSLRYIPSMELGVLSDMLDLRKKASSKLLKQQELYRRKLLSSYRDLVAVVTYMVNTSRSMRCYVKGTSSSPLVQFSCSSEDKNDAGDGGGIPVFAFWSISSFEQLADELVLMFISELSLKRALVVELFTISCEALEVNEFCWLNELYPGEFDDLRKCNLFSEDTCGPVPPRLMEGKSDMPPLKFNSQPNHENLQVYLTTWLEELNIDTHRVDEMFAILEEEMHVRLS from the exons ATGGAAAGCCCAGATAAAAGCTCTTCTTCTTATCAATTACAAAGCCCTGGGTGGAGTTCTTCAACGCTGCCTCCATCAGTAACGCGGCTGTGGAGACCAGCTACTCAGCGAAACCTGAGAAACCAATGGTCAAAGTTGGCCTCTTACAGGTTACAATGGGTCTCTTCCTCTTCTACTGGAAGATCACATGCTACTTCTCTTGTTAACACTTATCTCTCGCTAAG ATATATACCTTCAATGGAGCTTGGTGTTTTAAGCGACATGCTTGATCTTCGAAAGAAAGCTAGTTCAAAGTTGCTTAAACAACAG GAGCTTTATAGGCGCAAACTCTTGTCATCTTACAGGGATTTG GTTGCTGTTGTAACTTACATGGTCAACACTAGTAGATCTATGAGATGTTATGTCAAAGGGACAAGCAGCAGTCCACTTGTACAATTTTCATGTAGTTCTGAGGATAAAAATGATGCTGGTGATGGTGGCGGCATCCCAGTTTTTGCATTTTGGTCAATCTCTTCTTTTG AGCAGTTAGCAGATGAGCTTGTTCTAATGTTTATATCTGAATTAAGTTTAAAG CGCGCGCTTGTTGTGGAGTTATTTACCATTAGTTGTGAAGCTCTGGAAGTTAATGAGTTCTGTTGGTTAAATGAGCTTTATCCTGGAGAATTTGATGATTTGAGAAAATGCAACTTGTTTTCCGAGGATACTTGTGGACCAGTCCCTCCAAGACTGATGGAAGGGAAATCTGATATGCctcccttaaaatttaatagCCAACCAAACCATGAGAATTTGCAG GTTTATCTAACAACATGGCTTGAAGAGCTGAACATAGACACCCATAG GGTCGATGAAATGTTTGCAATACTTGAGGAGGAAATGCATGTTCGTCTTTCATAG
- the LOC7476660 gene encoding pectinesterase, whose amino-acid sequence MSSSDNHNTLKNKKRLFLSLFSSILLVTAIVSIVAGVTSSKNSTESNNDHQVAHTILKSSCSSTLYPHLCFSALSAVPDATSKIKSKKDVIDLSLNRTMSATRHSYFKIQKLTSTRRSFTERENTALHDCLVMLNETLDQLSKAYQELQDYPSLKKSLSVHADDLKILLSAAMTNQETCLDGFSHDKADKKVRELFIDEEMHVYHMSSIALAIIKNVTDTDMAKEQSLSSGRKLEEENGTEWPEWLSAGDRRLLQATTVTPNVVVAADGSGNYRTVSEAVAAAPERSSSRYIIRIKAGVYRENVDVPRSKTNIMFMGDGRTTTIITASRNVVDGSTTFNSATVAAVGDGFLARDITFQNSAGPSKHQAVAIRVGSDLSAFYRCDMIAYQDTLYVHSLRQFYVSCIIIGSVDFIFGNAAVVFQDCDIHARRPNPGQKNMVTAQGRSDPNENTGIVIQKCRIGATQDLLAAKSSFRSYLGRPWKLYSRTIVMQTEISDIIDPAGWFEWDGDFALDTLVYREYQNTGPGANTANRVNWKGFKVVTSAIEVQPFIARNFIRGASWLPSTGFPYSLDL is encoded by the exons ATGTCGAGCTCCGACAACCACAACAcattaaagaacaagaaaaggcTCTTCTTGAGCCTCTTTTCATCTATCCTACTAGTCACTGCCATTGTTAGCATAGTTGCCGGTGTAACCTCAAGTAAGAATTCCACCGAATCTAACAATGACCACCAAGTAGCTCATACCATCCTGAAATCCTCATGCAGTAGTACATTGTACCCGCACCTGTGCTTCTCAGCATTATCAGCTGTACCAGATGCTACAAGCAAGATAAAGAGCAAAAAGGATGTAATAGATCTGTCGTTGAATCGAACCATGTCCGCTACCCGGCATAGCTATTTCAAAATTCAGAAACTCACTTCTACCCGAAGGAGCTTCACAGAGCGAGAAAACACTGCCCTCCATGATTGTCTAGTAATGTTAAATGAAACTCTAGATCAACTCTCCAAGGCTTATCAGGAACTCCAAGACTATCCATCTTTAAAAAAGTCCTTATCAGTACACGCTGATGACCTCAAGATTCTACTCAGTGCTGCAATGACTAACCAAGAAACTTGCCTTGACGGTTTCTCTCATGACAAAGCTGATAAAAAG GTTCGTGAACTATTTATAGATGAAGAAATGCATGTTTACCACATGAGTAGCATTGCATTGGCAATAATCAAGAACGTAACTGACACAGACATGGCTAAGGAGCAATCTCTATCATCAGGCAGGAAGCTTGAAGAGGAAAACGGAACAGAATGGCCTGAATGGTTGTCAGCAGGGGACCGGAGGCTGCTGCAAGCAACAACTGTGACTCCTAATGTTGTTGTGGCTGCGGATGGGAGTGGAAACTACCGGACAGTGTCTGAGGCAGTGGCGGCTGCACCAGAAAGAAGTAGTAGCAGATACATTATAAGGATTAAAGCAGGGGTTTATAGAGAGAATGTGGATGTGCCAAGGAGTAAAACCAATATTATGTTCATGGGTGATGGAAGGACAACTACTATCATTACTGCTAGTAGGAATGTGGTTGATGGCAGCACCACATTCAACTCTGCAACTGTTG CTGCTGTTGGAGACGGATTCTTGGCCAGGGATATAACATTTCAAAATTCAGCAGGACCATCAAAACACCAAGCTGTTGCAATTCGTGTGGGATCAGACCTCTCAGCATTCTATAGGTGTGACATGATAGCATACCAGGATACCCTCTATGTACATTCACTTCGCCAATTCTATGTTAGTTGCATTATAATTGGCTCGGTAGATTTTATATTTGGTAACGCAGCAGTTGTATTCCAAGACTGTGACATACATGCCCGTCGCCCCAATCCAGGCCAAAAGAATATGGTTACAGCACAAGGCCGCAGTGACCCTAATGAAAACACAGGCATAGTGATCCAAAAATGCAGGATTGGTGCAACTCAAGATTTGCTAGCCGCAAAGAGCAGTTTCCGTTCATATTTAGGCAGACCATGGAAGTTGTACTCGAGGACTATCGTAATGCAAACAGAGATAAGTGATATTATAGACCCTGCAGGTTGGTTTGAGTGGGATGGTGACTTTGCTCTTGATACATTGGTCTATAGAGAGTATCAGAATACTGGACCAGGAGCTAACACTGCCAATAGGGTGAATTGGAAAGGTTTCAAGGTGGTTACTAGTGCGATTGAGGTACAGCCCTTTATTGCTAGAAATTTCATTAGAGGGGCTAGTTGGTTGCCTTCCACTGGTTTTCCTTACTCTCTTGATCTTTAA
- the LOC7463759 gene encoding uncharacterized protein LOC7463759 isoform X1 — protein sequence MLMESPDKSSSSYQLQSPGWSSSTLPPSVTRLWRPATQRNLRNQWSKLASYRLQWVSSSSTGRSHATSLVNTYLSLRYIPSMELGVLSDMLDLRKKASSKLLKQQELYRRKLLSSYRDLVAVVTYMVNTSRSMRCYVKGTSSSPLVQFSCSSEDKNDAGDGGGIPVFAFWSISSFEQLADELVLMFISELSLKRALVVELFTISCEALEVNEFCWLNELYPGEFDDLRKCNLFSEDTCGPVPPRLMEGKSDMPPLKFNSQPNHENLQVYLTTWLEELNIDTHRVDEMFAILEEEMHVRLS from the exons ATG TTGATGGAAAGCCCAGATAAAAGCTCTTCTTCTTATCAATTACAAAGCCCTGGGTGGAGTTCTTCAACGCTGCCTCCATCAGTAACGCGGCTGTGGAGACCAGCTACTCAGCGAAACCTGAGAAACCAATGGTCAAAGTTGGCCTCTTACAGGTTACAATGGGTCTCTTCCTCTTCTACTGGAAGATCACATGCTACTTCTCTTGTTAACACTTATCTCTCGCTAAG ATATATACCTTCAATGGAGCTTGGTGTTTTAAGCGACATGCTTGATCTTCGAAAGAAAGCTAGTTCAAAGTTGCTTAAACAACAG GAGCTTTATAGGCGCAAACTCTTGTCATCTTACAGGGATTTG GTTGCTGTTGTAACTTACATGGTCAACACTAGTAGATCTATGAGATGTTATGTCAAAGGGACAAGCAGCAGTCCACTTGTACAATTTTCATGTAGTTCTGAGGATAAAAATGATGCTGGTGATGGTGGCGGCATCCCAGTTTTTGCATTTTGGTCAATCTCTTCTTTTG AGCAGTTAGCAGATGAGCTTGTTCTAATGTTTATATCTGAATTAAGTTTAAAG CGCGCGCTTGTTGTGGAGTTATTTACCATTAGTTGTGAAGCTCTGGAAGTTAATGAGTTCTGTTGGTTAAATGAGCTTTATCCTGGAGAATTTGATGATTTGAGAAAATGCAACTTGTTTTCCGAGGATACTTGTGGACCAGTCCCTCCAAGACTGATGGAAGGGAAATCTGATATGCctcccttaaaatttaatagCCAACCAAACCATGAGAATTTGCAG GTTTATCTAACAACATGGCTTGAAGAGCTGAACATAGACACCCATAG GGTCGATGAAATGTTTGCAATACTTGAGGAGGAAATGCATGTTCGTCTTTCATAG
- the LOC7476659 gene encoding transcription termination factor MTERF15, mitochondrial, translating into MVRPTETLHHLIASAPAPFKPKPRFLSSNQSLYRKQISLSTLLQRYGFPPSQLQTFLSRNHFLLNSNLHDTEKSLGMLTSSFKIPHKSVVSLIIDCPGVLDFDFLKRWEFGLSKFADLGVPPLLIKTVLEHSKKFQIDPDRFNETLKVLKGLGFSESTTRRVLEGFPGVIALKECEIHRRIQFLMAIGIPRDGVDRVFNSFPEVLGFGIENRLMPLLNEFKDLGFSEELVRKEIIREPRILGMEVGELSRCLDLIRSLKCREPIKLKIFSKGAFRAGFEVKLRVDCLCKHRLIRREAFKILWKEPRVILYEIDDIEKKIDFIVKTVGLNVGCLVDVPEYLGVSFEKQVVPRYKVIEYLRAKGGLGNEVGLKAMIKLSRLRFYNLYVKPYPECEKMFGRFSGDVQVKNQHPAGLWKLLKPQQRDPDSKEDVKNMKSFMEGLV; encoded by the coding sequence ATGGTTCGACCAACAGAAACTCTTCATCACCTCATTGCATCCGCACCAGCACCCTTTAAACCAAAACCCCGTTTCTTGTCCTCAAATCAATCCCTCTACAGGAAGCAAATTTCCCTCTCCACTCTCCTTCAGAGGTACGGTTTCCCTCCCTCTCAGCTACAAACTTTCCTTTCTcgaaatcattttcttttgaattccAATTTACATGATACGGAGAAATCCCTTGGTATGCTCACATCATCCTTCAAGATTCCACATAAATCCGTTGTTTCTTTGATCATTGACTGTCCCGGGGTGTTGGACTTTGATTTCTTGAAGAGATGGGAATTTGGTTTGTCAAAATTTGCAGATTTGGGTGTTCCTCCATTGCTCATCAAAACTGTTTTGGAGCATTCTAAGAAATTCCAGATTGACCCAGATAGGTTTAATGAGACTTTGAAGGTTTTgaagggtttagggtttagtgAAAGTACTACGAGGAGGGTTTTAGAGGGTTTTCCTGGAGTGATTGCTTTGAAGGAATGCGAAATACATAGGAGAATTCAATTCTTGATGGCAATTGGAATTCCTAGAGATGGAGTTGACCGCGTTTTCAATTCATTTCCTGAGGTTTTAGGGTTTGGAATTGAAAATAGGCTAATGCCATTGCTCAATGAGTTTAAGGATTTGGGTTTTAGTGAAGAGTTGGTTAGGAAAGAGATTATTAGAGAGCCTCGGATTCTCGGTATGGAAGTAGGTGAACTCTCGAGGTGTTTGGACTTGATTAGGTCTTTGAAATGTCGAGAACCGATCAAATTGAAGATTTTTAGTAAGGGAGCATTTAGAGCTGGGTTTGAAGTGAAACTTAGAGTCGACTGCTTATGCAAACATCGGTTGATTCGCAGAGAAGCTTTTAAGATATTGTGGAAAGAGCCAAGggtaattttatatgaaatagaTGACATTGAGAAGAAGATTGATTTTATAGTGAAAACAGTGGGATTGAATGTCGGTTGTTTGGTTGATGTTCCAGAGTATCTGGGTGTGAGTTTTGAGAAGCAGGTTGTTCCTCGATATAAGGTAATAGAGTATTTGCGTGCAAAAGGTGGACTTGGTAATGAGGTAGGATTGAAGGCCATGATCAAGCTAAGTAGGCTTAGATTCTATAATCTTTATGTTAAGCCATATCCAGAATGTGAAAAAATGTTTGGAAGGTTTTCAGGTGATGTTCAAGTTAAAAACCAACATCCGGCTGGATTATGGAAGCTTTTGAAACCCCAACAAAGGGATCCTGACTCGAAAGAAGATGTGAAGAACATGAAGTCTTTCATGGAAGGACTTGTTTAG